In one Vidua chalybeata isolate OUT-0048 chromosome 4, bVidCha1 merged haplotype, whole genome shotgun sequence genomic region, the following are encoded:
- the LOC128787216 gene encoding ribonuclease CL2-like codes for MAGWVLCMTLVLAALAGAAGETRYEKFLRQHVDNPRTSTLAAHRYCETMLARRRVTAPGRPCKPSNTFVHAPAADLVAACSQAPDPATGFHSTPSALSLTACRLRGGDTRPPCAYRARQAQQHVRVACRDGLPVHLAGTYTAPQ; via the coding sequence ATGGCGGGCTGGGTGCTGTGCATGACCTtggtgctggcagcactggcaggggcGGCGGGCGAGACCCGCTACGAGAAGTTCCTGCGGCAGCACGTGGACAACCCCCGGACGTCCACGCTGGCGGCGCATCGCTACTGCGAGACCATGCTGGCGCGGCGGCGGGTGACGGCCCCGGGCAGGCCCTGCAAGCCCTCCAACACCTTCGTGCACGCCCCGGCCGCGGACCTGGTGGCCGCCTGCTCCCAGGCGCCCGACCCCGCCACGGGGTTCCACAGCACCCCGAGCGCCCTGAGCCTCACGGCGTGCCGCCTGCGCGGCGGGGACACGCGGCCGCCCTGCGCCTACCGCGCCCGCCAGGCGCAGCAGCACGTGCGCGTGGCCTGCCGCGACGGGCTGCCCGTGCACCTGGCGGGCACCTACACGGCCCCGCAGTGA